The DNA window CTGCTGATCGACAACCGCACGGTGATCAACAACCACCTCAAGCGGACCCGCGGCGGCAAGGTCTCCTTCACCCACCTCATCGGCTACGCGATGCTCAAGGCCCTGCGTGCCCACCCGTCGATGAACGTCACCTACGACCGCAAGGACGGCAAGCCCGCCGCCGTCCAGCCGGCACATGTGAACTTCGGGCTGGCCATCGACATGCCGCGTCCCGACGGCAGCCGCGCCCTGGTGGTGCCCAACATCAAGGCCGCCGAGCAGATGAGCTTCACCGACTTCTGGGCCGGTTACGACGACGTCGTCAAGCGCGCTCGGGACAATAAGCTCACCCCGGACGACTACGCCGGAACCACGGTCTCCCTGACCAACCCGGGCGGCATCGGCACCGTGCACTCCGTGCCGCGCCTGTCCAAGGGCCAGGCCGTGATCGTCGGCGTCGGCGCTCTGGAGTACCCGGCCGAGTTCCAGGGTACCTCGGAGAAGACGCTGAACAACCTGGCGGTCTCCAAGGTCATCACGCTGACCTCCACCTATGACCACCGCGTCATTCAGGGTGCGGGCTCGGGCGAGTTCCTCAAGACCATCCACGAGCTGCTGCTCGGCAAGGACGGGTTCTACGAGGAGATCTTCGAGGCCCTGCGCATCCCGTATGAGCCGGTGCACTGGTCCGCCGACATCCAGGTCAACCCTGAGGACCAGATCAACAAGGTCGCACGCATCCAGCAGCTGATCCACTCCTACCGCGTGCGCGGTCACCTGATGGCCTCGGTGGACCCGCTCGAGTACCGGATGCGCCACCACCCGGACCTGGACATCGAGTCCCACGGTCTGACCCTCTGGGACCTGGACCGTGAATGGCCCACCGGCGGGTTCGGCGGCAAGGAGATGCTGCCGCTGCGCAACATCCTGGGTGTCCTGCGCGACTCGTACTGCCGCAGCACCGGCATCGAGTACATGCACATCCAGTCCCCCGAGGAGCGTCAGTGGTTCCAGGACGAGATCGAGCACCCCTATGAGAAGCCCAGCCGGGACGAGCAGTTCCGCATCCTGGGTCGACTCAATGCGGCAGAGGCGTTCGAGACCTTCCTGCAGACCAAGTTCGTCGGACAGAAGCGGTTCTCCCTCGAAGGCGGCGAGTCGCTGATCCCGCTGCTGGATGTGATCCTCTCGGAAGCCGCCGATGAGGGCCTCGACGAGGTGGCCATCGGCATGGCCCACCGCGGGCGCCTGAACGTGCTCACCAACATCGCCGGCAAGACCTACGCACAGGTCTTCCGCGAGTTCGAGGGCCGCGAGGCCGGCACGGGCTCCGGCGACGTGAAGTATCACCTGGGCACCCGCGGCGAGTTCACCTCCGACCGCGGCAACTCCACCAGCGTCTACCTGGCGGCGAACCCCTCCCACCTGGAGGCGGTCAACCCCGTCCTGGAGGGCGTGGTGCGTGCGATGCAGGATCGTCTGGATCAGGGTGCGGACAACCTCAACTCCTTCTCCGTGATGCCGCTGCTGGTCCACGGCGACGCTGCCTTCGCCGGACAGGGCGTGGTGGCCGAGACCCTGAACCTCTCGCAGCTGCGCGGCTACCGCACCGGTGGAACTGTGCACGTGGTGGTCAACAACCAGGTCGGCTTCACCACGGCACCGTCCTCGGCCCGTTCGATGACCTACTCCACCGATATGGCCAAGGCCATCCAGGCACCGATCTTCCACGTCAACGCCGATGATCCGGAGTCGGTGGCGCGGGTGGCCCAACTGTCCTTCCGCTACCGCCAGCGGTTCAACAAGGATGTCGTGATCGACCTGGTGTGCTACCGCCGTCGCGGTCACAACGAGGGCGACGACCCGTCGATGACCCAGCCCAAGATGTACAACCTGGTGGAGGCCAAGCGCACCACCCGCCGGCTGTACACCGAGGCTCTGGTCGGACGCGGCGACATCACCCAGGAAGAGGCCGATCAGGCTCTGCAGGACTACCGCCAGCGCCTGGAGCGGGTCTTCACCGAGACCCACGCCGCCCAGACCCAGCCGGTCTCCACGGTGGAGGCATCGGGCAGCGGCGGAGACGTCGCTCCCACGGCCTCCGAGGAGGAGGAGACCACTCCGGAGCGCGCGGCCACCGACACCGCGATCTCCGAGGACAAGCTGGCCCACATCGGCGAGGTCCACACCAACATCCCCGAGGGCTTCACCGCTCACCCGAAGCTGAAGTCCCTGCTGGAGAAGCGCGCCAAGATGTCCCGCGAGGGCGGGATCGACTGGGGCTTCGCGGAGATCGCGGCCTTCGGCTCGCTGCTCATGGAGGGCACCGAAGTGCGCCTGGCCGGTCAGGATTCCCGCCGCGGCACCTTCGTGCAGCGTCACGCGGTCTTCCACGACCGGGTCAACGGCGACGAGTGGTACCCGCTGAAGAACCTGACCGAGGATCAGGCCCGTCTGTTCATCTACGACTCGCTGCTCTCCGAGTACGCCGCACTGGGCTTCGAGTACGGCTATTCCGTGGAGAGCCCGAACGCGCTGGTGCTCTGGGAGGCTCAGTTCGGCGACTTCGTCAACGGTGCCCAGATCATCATCGATGAGTTCATCGCCACCGCCGAGCAGAAGTGGGGCCAGCGCTCCAGCGTGGTCATGCTGCTGCCGCACGGCTACGAGGGCCAGGGCCCGGACCACTCCTCGGGACGTCCGGAGCGCTTCCTGCAGCTGTGCGCAGAGGACAACATGACGGTGGTCATGCCCTCCAACGGCGCGAACTACTTCCATCTGCTGCGCCGTCAGGCTGTGGCCCGTCCGCGCCGTCCGCTGGTCGTCTTCTCCCCGAAGCAGCTGCTCCGGCTGAAGGCCGCCGCGAACTCCGTGGAGGACTTCACCGAGGGCACCTTCCAGGAGGTCATCGGCGATCGGGAGGTGGACCCGCAGAAGGTCAAGCGCGTGCTGGTCACCTCGGGCCGTCTCTACTACGACCTGGTCGCGACGCGCGCCAAGCACGACGACGAGACCACTGCGATCGTGCGCCTGGAGCAGCTCTACCCGATGCCGGTGGAGCAGCTGCAGGAGGAGCTCAACCGTTTCCCGGCCGATGCGGAGTTCGTCTACGCCCAGGACGAGCCTGAGAACCAGGGCCCGTGGCCGTTCCTCGGCATGAACCTCAGGCCGCTGCTGACCCAGGTCCTGCACCTGGTGGCACGCCCGGAGTCTGCGGCCACCTC is part of the Nesterenkonia lacusekhoensis genome and encodes:
- a CDS encoding multifunctional oxoglutarate decarboxylase/oxoglutarate dehydrogenase thiamine pyrophosphate-binding subunit/dihydrolipoyllysine-residue succinyltransferase subunit codes for the protein MPELTSSRLAEEFPGNEWLVADIYDKYRDDPNSVDRKWADIFRRLEGEDASSSTDSQASAPASQNGTTQTGGSSAESDAQSETKASAGNQRSVNDSTPASATPADPESAQKASSEKSAASKPVAPKTPTTKKAKDSDTTPIPSEPSASKDKKSEGAAEAPQDEVTVLKGMSKAIAANMDASLEVPTATTVRAVPAKLLIDNRTVINNHLKRTRGGKVSFTHLIGYAMLKALRAHPSMNVTYDRKDGKPAAVQPAHVNFGLAIDMPRPDGSRALVVPNIKAAEQMSFTDFWAGYDDVVKRARDNKLTPDDYAGTTVSLTNPGGIGTVHSVPRLSKGQAVIVGVGALEYPAEFQGTSEKTLNNLAVSKVITLTSTYDHRVIQGAGSGEFLKTIHELLLGKDGFYEEIFEALRIPYEPVHWSADIQVNPEDQINKVARIQQLIHSYRVRGHLMASVDPLEYRMRHHPDLDIESHGLTLWDLDREWPTGGFGGKEMLPLRNILGVLRDSYCRSTGIEYMHIQSPEERQWFQDEIEHPYEKPSRDEQFRILGRLNAAEAFETFLQTKFVGQKRFSLEGGESLIPLLDVILSEAADEGLDEVAIGMAHRGRLNVLTNIAGKTYAQVFREFEGREAGTGSGDVKYHLGTRGEFTSDRGNSTSVYLAANPSHLEAVNPVLEGVVRAMQDRLDQGADNLNSFSVMPLLVHGDAAFAGQGVVAETLNLSQLRGYRTGGTVHVVVNNQVGFTTAPSSARSMTYSTDMAKAIQAPIFHVNADDPESVARVAQLSFRYRQRFNKDVVIDLVCYRRRGHNEGDDPSMTQPKMYNLVEAKRTTRRLYTEALVGRGDITQEEADQALQDYRQRLERVFTETHAAQTQPVSTVEASGSGGDVAPTASEEEETTPERAATDTAISEDKLAHIGEVHTNIPEGFTAHPKLKSLLEKRAKMSREGGIDWGFAEIAAFGSLLMEGTEVRLAGQDSRRGTFVQRHAVFHDRVNGDEWYPLKNLTEDQARLFIYDSLLSEYAALGFEYGYSVESPNALVLWEAQFGDFVNGAQIIIDEFIATAEQKWGQRSSVVMLLPHGYEGQGPDHSSGRPERFLQLCAEDNMTVVMPSNGANYFHLLRRQAVARPRRPLVVFSPKQLLRLKAAANSVEDFTEGTFQEVIGDREVDPQKVKRVLVTSGRLYYDLVATRAKHDDETTAIVRLEQLYPMPVEQLQEELNRFPADAEFVYAQDEPENQGPWPFLGMNLRPLLTQVLHLVARPESAATSVGQAKRHAKELETLLAQAFPHLDL